The Thermodesulfobacteriota bacterium nucleotide sequence TTCGCCTCCAGGACTACCCCCGGGCACTCTACCACTTCGTCCGGTACGCCCAGCTCAAGCCCGACGCCTCCGACCTCGACCAGGTCCGCGGACTGAGCCTCCAGGCCCTGGACCGTATCGAGGCGGCAGAGCGCACTGCCTACGCCCAAGCCCTGGAGCAGGCCACGCCCCAGGCCCTGGAGGGGTTTCTGGCGGCCCACCCCCTGAGCTCCTACGCGCCCGACGCCCGAGAGAAGCTGCGGATCCTCCGGGAGCGGGAGGAGGGGGCGCTGCGGCTGCGCCGAGACACCGAAGCGGCCTACGAGGCGGCCGTGGCGAAGGCAACCCCGGAGGCCATGGACCACTTCCTCGCCTCGTACCCCCAGGCCCCCCAGGCCGAGGAGGGCCGCCGCCTGCGCGACCTCTGGGCGA carries:
- a CDS encoding tetratricopeptide repeat protein, producing the protein MRRSSALVAVLLAAGAALAQPPKETELRKESGNHYLKLRQYEAARDQYLAALQLDETYTDAHYNLGVVYFFRLQDYPRALYHFVRYAQLKPDASDLDQVRGLSLQALDRIEAAERTAYAQALEQATPQALEGFLAAHPLSSYAPDAREKLRILREREEGALRLRRDTEAAYEAAVAKATPEAMDHFLASYPQAPQAEEGRRLRDLWASRRAEDRQALDRALAAQSAEALEEFLRDRPRSPLAS